A part of Curtobacterium sp. MCLR17_036 genomic DNA contains:
- a CDS encoding MFS transporter: MTASPAAVAPSRTDRRALVSWALWDWGSAAFNAVVTTFVFSTYLASRAFVDPALVGDTSAAGKAVVERELAHNAAVVSTALTVAGIVVALVAPAVGRLADSSGHRRRSVLIATIGIALSIGGMVFVAPSQPYLLLGAALLGIGTVAFEIASVGYNAMLGQIASGGRTGRVSAIGWAAGYFGGIVLLVLLLVLCIQDFRGDGVVGGLLQLPATVATGQWDVRVAIGIAAVWLAVSSIPLFVVVPEAAPGPARSGGLFGAYADLGRDVARLWRERRNVLAFLLASAVFRDGVGAVFTFGGIVAAQVFGFSASQVILFAIAANVVAGVATFVSGRLDDRFGSRAIITVSLVGLAACGIGVFAAGDRTELFWVLGLTLALFVGPVQASSRAYLARLTTPGREGELFGLYATTGRAASFLAPALFGVAVTIGGSTRFGILGIVVVLLAGLVLMAVVRRERA, translated from the coding sequence ATGACCGCTTCACCGGCCGCCGTCGCACCGTCGCGCACCGACCGCCGCGCACTCGTGTCCTGGGCGCTCTGGGACTGGGGCTCGGCGGCGTTCAACGCGGTCGTGACCACCTTCGTGTTCAGCACGTACCTGGCGAGCCGGGCGTTCGTCGACCCGGCGCTCGTCGGCGACACGTCCGCGGCGGGCAAGGCGGTCGTCGAGCGGGAGCTCGCGCACAACGCCGCCGTCGTCTCGACCGCGCTGACCGTCGCCGGCATCGTCGTCGCGCTCGTCGCGCCCGCGGTCGGACGCCTCGCGGACTCGTCCGGTCACCGCCGGCGCTCGGTCCTCATCGCGACGATCGGCATCGCGCTGTCCATCGGCGGCATGGTCTTCGTCGCCCCGAGCCAGCCGTACCTGCTGCTCGGCGCAGCCCTGCTCGGCATCGGCACCGTGGCGTTCGAGATCGCGAGCGTGGGCTACAACGCGATGCTCGGGCAGATCGCGTCCGGCGGCCGCACGGGGCGGGTCTCGGCCATCGGGTGGGCCGCCGGGTACTTCGGCGGCATCGTCCTGCTCGTGCTGCTGCTCGTGCTGTGCATCCAGGACTTCCGCGGCGACGGGGTCGTCGGCGGGCTGCTGCAGCTCCCCGCCACCGTCGCGACCGGCCAGTGGGACGTCCGCGTCGCGATCGGCATCGCCGCGGTGTGGCTCGCCGTGAGCTCGATCCCGCTCTTCGTGGTCGTGCCCGAGGCCGCGCCCGGCCCCGCACGGTCCGGCGGGCTGTTCGGCGCCTACGCGGACCTCGGCCGTGACGTCGCCCGGCTGTGGCGGGAGCGGCGGAACGTGCTGGCGTTCCTGCTCGCGAGCGCCGTCTTCCGCGACGGCGTCGGTGCGGTCTTCACCTTCGGCGGGATCGTCGCCGCGCAGGTCTTCGGGTTCAGCGCGTCGCAGGTCATCCTCTTCGCCATCGCCGCGAACGTCGTCGCCGGCGTCGCCACCTTCGTCTCGGGGCGCCTCGACGACCGGTTCGGCTCGCGGGCGATCATCACGGTCTCCCTCGTCGGGCTCGCGGCCTGCGGCATCGGGGTCTTCGCCGCCGGCGACCGCACCGAGCTCTTCTGGGTGCTCGGCCTGACGCTCGCGCTCTTCGTCGGGCCGGTGCAGGCGTCCTCGCGGGCGTACCTGGCGCGGCTGACGACGCCCGGCCGCGAGGGCGAGCTCTTCGGCCTCTACGCCACCACCGGCCGTGCGGCCTCGTTCCTGGCACCGGCCCTGTTCGGCGTCGCGGTCACGATCGGCGGCTCGACGCGCTTCGGCATCCTCGGCATCGTCGTGGTCCTGCTCGCCGGACTCGTGCTCATGGCGGTCGTGCGCCGCGAGCGGGCGTAG
- a CDS encoding ribose-phosphate diphosphokinase has product MSGIKTTGQKRLVLVSGRAHPALSAEIADELGVELVPTDARTFANGELYARFDESVRGCDAFVIQSHTAPINEWLMEQLIMVDALKRASAKRITVVAPFYPYARQDKKGRGREPISARLVADLFKAAGAHRIMSVDLHAAQIQGFFDGPVDHLFAMPVLLERFRETLDPETLTVVSPDMGRVRVADIWSEKLGAPLAIIHKRRDPLVPNQVSVHEIVGDVSGRVCLLVDDLIDTGRTIAKAAEALKAAGATGVVVAATHAVFSDPATELLQSEFIDRVVVTDTLPLPEEKRWDRLEVLPIAPLIARAIHEVFDDGSVTSMFDGAA; this is encoded by the coding sequence TTGTCCGGAATCAAGACAACCGGCCAGAAACGACTCGTCCTCGTCTCAGGGCGAGCACACCCGGCGCTCTCTGCCGAGATCGCGGACGAGCTCGGCGTCGAGCTCGTCCCGACGGACGCCCGCACCTTCGCGAACGGCGAGCTGTACGCGCGCTTCGACGAGTCGGTGCGCGGCTGTGACGCCTTCGTCATCCAGTCGCACACGGCGCCCATCAACGAGTGGCTCATGGAGCAGCTCATCATGGTCGACGCCCTGAAGCGTGCCTCGGCGAAGCGCATCACGGTCGTCGCGCCGTTCTACCCGTACGCCCGACAGGACAAGAAGGGCCGCGGCCGCGAGCCGATCTCGGCCCGACTCGTCGCCGACCTGTTCAAGGCGGCCGGAGCCCACCGGATCATGAGCGTCGACCTGCACGCCGCACAGATCCAGGGCTTCTTCGACGGCCCGGTCGACCACCTCTTCGCCATGCCGGTGCTGCTCGAGCGCTTCCGCGAGACGCTCGACCCGGAGACCCTGACCGTCGTCTCGCCGGACATGGGTCGTGTCCGCGTCGCCGACATCTGGTCGGAGAAGCTCGGCGCACCGCTCGCCATCATCCACAAGCGTCGCGACCCGCTCGTGCCGAACCAGGTGTCGGTGCACGAGATCGTCGGTGACGTCAGCGGGCGCGTCTGCCTGCTCGTCGACGACCTCATCGACACCGGTCGCACGATCGCCAAGGCCGCCGAGGCCCTCAAGGCCGCCGGTGCCACGGGCGTCGTCGTCGCGGCGACCCACGCGGTCTTCTCCGACCCGGCCACCGAGCTGCTGCAGAGCGAGTTCATCGACCGGGTGGTCGTGACGGACACCCTGCCCCTGCCTGAGGAGAAGCGCTGGGACCGCCTCGAGGTCCTGCCGATCGCTCCGCTCATCGCCCGGGCCATCCACGAGGTCTTCGACGACGGTTCGGTCACGTCGATGTTCGACGGCGCCGCTTGA
- a CDS encoding putative protein N(5)-glutamine methyltransferase: MTSPARDALATRLRAAGSVFAEDEADLLLEAGDGEPTRLRALVQRRLAGEPLEYVLGWAAFDGHRIRVTPGVFVPRARTAVVVEQAARRLQRYDRVVDLCCGSGAIAVALFGRVGALDLVATDIDPDAVDVAAENVGDRGIVVRGDLFAPLPDRFRGAVDVIAVNAPYVPSASIATMPVEARDHEHRVALDGGADGLDLHRRIAAGAGEWLRLGGPVVIEVSEAQSSASAAVFADAGFAVTIEHDDEVDGTCVVATLPA; the protein is encoded by the coding sequence TTGACCTCACCGGCGCGCGACGCCCTCGCGACCCGGCTCCGGGCTGCGGGGAGCGTCTTCGCCGAGGACGAAGCCGACCTGCTGCTCGAGGCCGGCGACGGCGAGCCGACGCGACTCCGTGCCCTCGTGCAACGCCGGCTCGCCGGTGAGCCGCTCGAGTACGTGCTCGGATGGGCCGCCTTCGACGGCCACCGCATCCGCGTGACGCCCGGTGTGTTCGTCCCGCGGGCGCGCACGGCCGTCGTGGTCGAGCAAGCCGCTCGTCGTCTGCAGCGCTACGACCGCGTGGTCGACCTGTGCTGCGGCTCGGGTGCGATCGCCGTGGCGCTGTTCGGCCGGGTCGGAGCGCTCGACCTCGTCGCGACGGACATCGACCCGGACGCCGTCGACGTGGCGGCCGAGAACGTCGGTGACCGGGGCATCGTCGTCCGGGGCGACCTGTTCGCACCGCTGCCCGACCGGTTCCGCGGCGCGGTCGACGTGATCGCAGTCAACGCGCCCTACGTGCCCTCGGCGTCGATCGCCACGATGCCCGTCGAGGCGCGCGACCACGAGCACCGCGTCGCGCTGGACGGCGGCGCGGACGGGCTCGACCTGCACCGCCGCATCGCCGCGGGTGCGGGGGAGTGGCTCCGTCTCGGGGGCCCGGTCGTCATCGAGGTCTCGGAGGCACAGTCGTCGGCGTCCGCGGCGGTGTTCGCCGACGCCGGGTTCGCCGTCACGATCGAGCACGACGACGAGGTCGACGGCACCTGCGTCGTCGCGACCCTGCCCGCCTGA
- the gndA gene encoding NADP-dependent phosphogluconate dehydrogenase, with product MADNDATEQDPKANIGVIGLAVMGSNLARNLASREGNTVAVYNRTYARTEELMQEHGDAGFIASEDIDGFVASLTKPRTAIIMVQAGKGTDAVIEQLAERFEEGDIIVDGGNANFHDTIRRERELREKGLNFVGTGISGGEEGALKGPSIMPGGSDEAWETLGPILKSIAAVAEGEPCVTHVGTDGAGHFVKMVHNGIEYADMQLIAESYDLLRRVGGHSVEDLVQVFQQWNEGDLESYLIEITGEVLKQHDPETGTALVDVIRDEAGSKGTGVWTVQNAVGLGVPVSGIGEAVFARAVSSKPAQRSAVQRAFPDRPEIAAVPDGFEDDVRAALYASKVVAYAQGFDLIIAGAKEYDWDIDLGDMAKIWRGGCIIRAQFLNRIVEAYDKNPELESLLVDPYFADAVKEGEAAWRRIVGIAAASGIPAPGFSSALAYFDSLASERLPAALIQGLRDFFGAHTYQRVDKDGTFHTLWSDDDRREVEQEPSTH from the coding sequence GTGGCAGACAACGACGCAACCGAGCAGGACCCGAAGGCCAACATCGGGGTGATCGGTCTCGCGGTGATGGGTTCGAACCTCGCGCGGAACCTCGCCTCGCGCGAGGGCAACACGGTCGCGGTCTACAACCGCACCTACGCCCGCACCGAGGAACTCATGCAGGAGCACGGCGACGCCGGCTTCATCGCGTCCGAGGACATCGACGGCTTCGTCGCCTCCCTGACGAAGCCCCGCACCGCGATCATCATGGTGCAGGCCGGCAAGGGCACCGACGCCGTCATCGAGCAGCTCGCCGAGCGCTTCGAGGAGGGCGACATCATCGTGGACGGCGGCAACGCCAACTTCCACGACACCATCCGCCGCGAGCGCGAGCTGCGCGAGAAGGGCCTCAACTTCGTCGGCACCGGCATCTCCGGCGGCGAAGAAGGGGCGCTCAAGGGCCCGTCGATCATGCCCGGTGGGTCCGACGAAGCCTGGGAGACGCTCGGCCCGATCCTGAAGTCGATCGCCGCCGTGGCCGAGGGCGAACCCTGCGTGACGCACGTCGGCACCGACGGCGCCGGCCACTTCGTCAAGATGGTGCACAACGGCATCGAGTACGCCGACATGCAGCTCATCGCCGAGTCCTACGACCTGCTCCGCCGCGTCGGAGGCCACTCCGTCGAGGACCTCGTGCAGGTCTTCCAGCAGTGGAACGAGGGCGACCTCGAGTCGTACCTGATCGAGATCACCGGTGAGGTGCTCAAGCAGCACGACCCGGAGACCGGCACGGCGCTGGTCGACGTCATCCGCGACGAGGCCGGGTCGAAGGGCACCGGCGTGTGGACCGTGCAGAACGCGGTCGGACTCGGCGTCCCCGTCTCCGGCATCGGCGAGGCCGTGTTCGCCCGAGCCGTGTCGTCGAAGCCGGCGCAGCGCTCGGCCGTCCAGCGCGCGTTCCCCGACCGCCCCGAGATCGCAGCGGTCCCCGACGGGTTCGAGGACGACGTCCGCGCCGCCCTGTACGCGTCGAAGGTCGTCGCCTACGCGCAGGGGTTCGACCTCATCATCGCCGGTGCGAAGGAGTACGACTGGGACATCGACCTCGGTGACATGGCGAAGATCTGGCGCGGCGGCTGCATCATCCGTGCGCAGTTCCTCAACCGCATCGTCGAGGCCTACGACAAGAACCCGGAGCTCGAGAGCCTGCTCGTCGACCCGTACTTCGCCGACGCCGTGAAGGAGGGCGAGGCCGCGTGGCGTCGCATCGTCGGCATCGCGGCCGCTTCGGGGATCCCGGCGCCCGGGTTCTCGTCGGCGCTGGCGTACTTCGACTCGCTCGCGTCCGAGCGGCTGCCCGCCGCGCTGATCCAGGGACTGCGCGACTTCTTCGGCGCGCACACCTACCAGCGCGTCGACAAGGACGGCACGTTCCACACGCTCTGGTCCGACGACGACCGGCGCGAGGTCGAGCAGGAGCCGTCGACGCACTGA
- a CDS encoding NAD(P)-dependent alcohol dehydrogenase, with amino-acid sequence MTSIQRQRVSVLLGTQDLTVEDRPVPEVAPGDVLVRVAAVGVCGSDVHYYRHGKIGDFVVEEPLVLGHELSGTITAVGDGVDPARVGERVAIEPQRPCHRCAQCLAGRYNLCPHMRFYATPPVDGAFTDFVTIEAEFAHVLPDTVSFEAGALLEPLSVGIAAVRKAGIVPGSSVLIAGAGPIGIICAQVAKAFGASRIVVSDLVPERRERALSYGATEVVDPTAVSVASDIVPVDAFIDASGAPRAVSDGIKAVGPAGAAVLVGLGNSEMTLPVEHIQNLEVTVTGIFRYTNTWPVAIELVASGQVDLDSLVTGRFGLDDVRDALESDTDPESLKSVVYPGGVPA; translated from the coding sequence ATGACCTCCATCCAGCGTCAGCGCGTGAGCGTGCTGCTCGGCACCCAGGACCTGACCGTCGAGGACCGCCCCGTCCCCGAGGTCGCCCCCGGCGACGTGCTCGTCCGCGTCGCCGCCGTCGGCGTGTGCGGTTCCGACGTGCACTACTACCGGCACGGGAAGATCGGCGACTTCGTCGTCGAGGAACCCCTCGTGCTCGGCCACGAGCTCTCCGGCACGATCACCGCGGTCGGCGACGGTGTCGACCCGGCCCGTGTGGGGGAGCGCGTCGCCATCGAGCCGCAGCGCCCCTGCCACCGCTGCGCGCAGTGCCTGGCGGGTCGGTATAACCTCTGCCCGCACATGCGCTTCTACGCGACGCCGCCGGTCGACGGCGCCTTCACCGACTTCGTCACCATCGAGGCCGAGTTCGCGCACGTCCTGCCCGACACCGTCTCGTTCGAGGCCGGCGCGCTCCTCGAGCCCCTGTCCGTCGGCATCGCCGCCGTGCGCAAGGCCGGCATCGTCCCCGGGTCGTCGGTGCTCATCGCCGGTGCCGGTCCGATCGGCATCATCTGCGCGCAGGTGGCGAAGGCCTTCGGCGCCTCGCGCATCGTCGTCAGCGACCTCGTGCCGGAGCGCCGTGAGCGTGCGCTGTCGTACGGCGCGACCGAGGTCGTCGACCCGACCGCCGTGTCCGTCGCGTCCGACATCGTCCCCGTGGACGCGTTCATCGACGCCAGCGGTGCACCCCGCGCGGTGTCGGACGGCATCAAGGCGGTGGGCCCGGCAGGAGCCGCGGTGCTGGTCGGGCTCGGCAACTCCGAGATGACGCTGCCGGTCGAGCACATCCAGAACCTCGAGGTCACGGTCACCGGGATCTTCCGGTACACGAACACCTGGCCGGTCGCGATCGAGCTCGTCGCGTCCGGGCAGGTCGACCTCGACTCGCTCGTCACCGGCCGCTTCGGGCTCGACGACGTCCGCGACGCCCTCGAGAGCGACACCGACCCGGAGTCGCTCAAGTCCGTCGTCTACCCCGGCGGCGTCCCCGCCTGA
- a CDS encoding ROK family transcriptional regulator has translation MTSTTAATPGAASGPVPAPSPSPAPSPAPSNAARVLRLVHEEGPITRAEVTRRTGLNRSTTLALVGELVDRGLLHEDLPAAGAPGTGVGRPSPVVRAAPDVVAAAVTVEVDAVSVALVGLDGTVRSRSVEPQHRPPTPDEAVETVAALLDRLRPTGPGAPGASAPAGLRLVGVGVAVPGTVRVEDGTVQDAPHLGWTDAPLAGPLAERTGLPVRAANDANLGAWAERLAGSGRGVDDLVYLNGGASGIGGGVITAGRPLSGADGYAGELGHTFVAANGIRCHCGAVGCLETEASRDDLATAAGTAPDDLVALAAALAEGRPDVERVVDRQVAALATALRNAIHTVNPTMVVLGGFLGVLLDHVGDRILDDVRAQSMTGTADRLRIVPAALGPDVLVHGAAEIAFGDLLRDPDRIALAVPATPTTRTSDRVDAVGETRTA, from the coding sequence ATGACGAGCACGACCGCCGCGACACCGGGCGCCGCATCCGGGCCCGTGCCCGCCCCCTCGCCTTCACCCGCGCCCTCGCCCGCGCCGAGCAACGCCGCGCGGGTGCTCCGGCTCGTGCACGAGGAAGGTCCGATCACCCGCGCCGAGGTCACCCGACGGACCGGCCTCAACCGCTCCACCACCCTCGCGCTCGTCGGTGAACTGGTCGACCGCGGGCTCCTGCACGAGGACCTGCCCGCCGCCGGTGCGCCGGGCACCGGCGTGGGGCGGCCGAGTCCCGTCGTGCGGGCCGCCCCGGACGTCGTCGCAGCCGCGGTCACGGTCGAGGTCGACGCCGTGTCGGTCGCCCTCGTCGGGCTCGACGGCACCGTGCGGAGCCGCTCGGTCGAACCGCAACACCGCCCGCCCACGCCGGACGAGGCGGTCGAGACCGTCGCCGCGCTGCTCGACCGGCTGCGCCCGACCGGTCCCGGTGCACCCGGAGCGTCCGCTCCGGCAGGGCTCCGGCTCGTCGGCGTCGGCGTCGCCGTCCCCGGCACCGTCCGGGTCGAGGACGGCACCGTGCAGGACGCCCCGCACCTCGGCTGGACCGACGCGCCGCTCGCCGGACCCCTCGCCGAACGGACCGGGCTGCCGGTCCGGGCCGCGAACGACGCCAACCTCGGGGCGTGGGCGGAACGGCTGGCCGGCAGCGGCCGGGGCGTCGACGACCTCGTGTACCTCAACGGCGGTGCGAGCGGCATCGGCGGCGGGGTGATCACCGCCGGCCGACCGCTCAGCGGCGCCGACGGCTACGCGGGCGAACTCGGCCACACCTTCGTCGCGGCCAACGGCATCCGGTGCCACTGCGGCGCGGTCGGCTGCCTGGAGACCGAGGCATCCCGCGACGACCTGGCGACCGCGGCCGGGACCGCTCCGGACGACCTCGTCGCCCTCGCCGCCGCGCTCGCCGAGGGCCGGCCCGACGTCGAACGGGTCGTCGACCGGCAGGTGGCCGCCCTGGCCACGGCGCTCCGCAACGCGATCCACACCGTGAACCCCACGATGGTCGTGCTCGGCGGGTTCCTCGGCGTGCTGCTCGACCACGTCGGGGACCGCATCCTCGACGACGTGCGCGCCCAGTCGATGACCGGGACCGCAGACCGACTCCGCATCGTGCCGGCCGCGCTCGGGCCCGACGTGCTCGTGCACGGAGCCGCCGAGATCGCGTTCGGCGACCTGCTGCGCGACCCGGACCGGATCGCCCTCGCGGTACCGGCCACCCCCACCACCCGAACGTCCGACCGCGTCGACGCGGTCGGGGAAACGAGGACCGCATGA
- the glmU gene encoding bifunctional UDP-N-acetylglucosamine diphosphorylase/glucosamine-1-phosphate N-acetyltransferase GlmU, whose amino-acid sequence MTDQRIAVVVLAAGQGTRMKSSTPKVLHRLAGLPLIGHVLRTASSLSPEHVAVVVRHERDRVAAEVVERAPDAIVVDQDDVPGTGRAVEVALGGLPADFDGAVVVLSGDVPLLDAASLRLLVDAHVGAANAVTLVSAIAPDPTGLGRVVRDDSGAFVGVVEHKDASAEQLTITETNAGIYAFDAAHLRAVLPALTTANAQGEKYITDAPTLIAGRGGIIDVVTLTDQWLVAGINDRVQLSVAARELNARIVRRHQLAGVSVQDPATTWIDLDVTIEPDAEVLPGTQLIGATAIAAGAVVGPDTTLRDTEVGARATVNRVDATLAVIGDGASVGPFAYLRPGTVLGDDGKIGTFVETKNATIGRGSKVPHLSYIGDAEVGEDSNIGANTITANYDGVHKHRTEVGSNVRTGSHNVFVAPVRIGDGAYTGAGTTVRKDVPAGSLAISYAPQRNTDGWVAEHRPGTPAAEAARLANGE is encoded by the coding sequence ATGACCGACCAGCGCATCGCCGTCGTCGTCCTCGCCGCCGGGCAGGGCACGCGCATGAAGTCGTCCACGCCCAAGGTGCTGCACCGGCTCGCCGGGCTGCCCCTCATCGGGCATGTACTGCGCACGGCGTCGTCGCTCAGCCCCGAGCACGTCGCCGTCGTCGTTCGGCACGAGCGTGACCGAGTGGCCGCCGAGGTCGTCGAGCGTGCACCCGACGCGATCGTGGTCGACCAGGACGACGTTCCCGGTACCGGCCGCGCGGTCGAGGTGGCGCTGGGAGGCCTGCCGGCCGACTTCGACGGAGCCGTCGTGGTCCTGTCCGGCGACGTCCCGCTGCTCGACGCGGCGTCGCTCCGTCTGCTCGTCGACGCCCACGTCGGTGCCGCGAACGCCGTGACCCTCGTCAGCGCGATCGCTCCCGACCCGACGGGTCTCGGCCGTGTCGTGCGTGACGACTCCGGCGCCTTCGTCGGGGTGGTCGAGCACAAGGACGCCTCGGCCGAACAGCTCACGATCACCGAGACGAACGCCGGCATCTACGCCTTCGACGCCGCGCACCTGCGGGCCGTGCTGCCCGCACTCACCACCGCCAACGCCCAGGGCGAGAAGTACATCACCGACGCGCCGACGCTCATCGCCGGTCGGGGCGGCATCATCGACGTCGTCACGCTCACCGACCAGTGGCTCGTCGCCGGCATCAACGACCGCGTGCAGCTCTCCGTCGCCGCGCGCGAGCTCAACGCCCGCATCGTCCGCCGGCACCAGCTCGCCGGCGTCAGCGTGCAGGACCCCGCGACGACATGGATCGACCTCGACGTCACCATCGAGCCCGACGCCGAGGTCCTGCCGGGCACCCAGCTCATCGGTGCCACCGCGATCGCGGCCGGTGCCGTCGTCGGACCCGACACCACGCTCCGCGACACCGAGGTCGGCGCCCGCGCCACCGTGAACCGCGTCGACGCCACCCTCGCGGTGATCGGGGACGGTGCCTCGGTCGGCCCGTTCGCCTACCTGCGCCCGGGCACGGTCCTCGGCGACGACGGCAAGATCGGCACGTTCGTCGAGACGAAGAACGCGACGATCGGCCGGGGCAGCAAGGTCCCGCACCTGTCCTACATCGGCGACGCCGAGGTGGGCGAGGACTCGAACATCGGCGCGAACACGATCACCGCGAACTACGACGGCGTGCACAAGCACCGCACCGAGGTGGGCTCGAACGTCCGCACCGGCTCGCACAACGTGTTCGTCGCCCCGGTTAGGATTGGTGACGGCGCGTACACGGGTGCCGGAACGACCGTTCGCAAGGACGTCCCGGCCGGATCGCTCGCGATCAGCTACGCCCCGCAGCGCAACACCGACGGATGGGTCGCGGAACACCGGCCCGGCACACCGGCGGCCGAGGCAGCTCGGCTCGCGAACGGCGAATAG
- a CDS encoding molybdopterin-dependent oxidoreductase, producing MSSQPTSASTTRRPVLSAAGVGLVSAAAFLGIAEFGALLLGGAGSPLVAVGSAVIDLAPAGAKDLMVTLFGTGDKVALFALMTVIVAAVSAGAGVLERARPPFGALVFAAGGVLALLAVTTRSGSGTLDGAPTVVGVAAAVIVLRLLLQRLRKWEAAAQVPSAAPRPASTERRAFLVWGVATAAVAVVVGGASRLGSSAMQAAAAARRAIRLPAAATAAPAVPAGASLDVDGISPYITPNADFYRIDTALRVPNVDPANWSLRVHGAVEREVTLTWDELLALPLEEHVATLSCVSNEVGGDLIGTARWLGYPIRELLARARPTGDADMVLSRSIDGFSAGTPLDVLQDDGTAALLAVGMNGEPLPTEHGFPVRMVVPGLYGYVSATKWVTELEVTRFADAQGYWTPRGWSERGPVKLESRIDTPRAGATVTAGKPVAIAGVAWQPHTGVKGVQVRVDGGDWQQATLADSASADTWRQWVLRWTPDSGSHRIEVRATSADGEVQTSVERPPAPNGATGWHSVEVSAR from the coding sequence GTGAGCTCGCAACCGACGTCCGCCAGCACGACGCGCCGCCCTGTCCTGTCCGCAGCCGGGGTCGGGCTCGTGTCCGCCGCGGCCTTCCTGGGCATCGCGGAGTTCGGCGCACTGCTCCTGGGCGGTGCCGGCAGCCCGCTCGTCGCGGTCGGTTCGGCCGTGATCGACCTGGCACCGGCCGGGGCGAAGGACCTGATGGTCACGCTGTTCGGCACCGGCGACAAGGTCGCGCTGTTCGCCCTGATGACCGTCATCGTCGCGGCGGTGAGTGCCGGCGCCGGCGTCCTCGAGCGCGCCAGACCACCGTTCGGCGCGCTCGTGTTCGCGGCCGGCGGGGTCCTGGCGCTCCTCGCGGTGACCACGCGCTCCGGCAGCGGCACCCTCGACGGCGCCCCGACGGTCGTCGGCGTGGCCGCGGCGGTCATCGTGCTCCGGCTGCTGCTCCAGCGCCTGCGGAAGTGGGAAGCCGCCGCGCAGGTCCCCTCCGCGGCACCGCGACCGGCGTCGACGGAGCGCCGCGCGTTCCTGGTCTGGGGTGTCGCGACCGCAGCGGTCGCGGTGGTCGTGGGCGGGGCCTCCCGGCTGGGGTCCTCCGCCATGCAGGCGGCCGCCGCTGCCCGACGGGCCATCCGACTGCCCGCTGCGGCCACCGCCGCACCGGCGGTGCCGGCGGGGGCCTCGCTCGACGTCGACGGCATCTCGCCTTACATCACGCCGAACGCTGACTTCTACCGCATCGACACCGCGCTGCGGGTGCCGAACGTCGATCCCGCCAACTGGTCGCTGCGCGTCCACGGGGCGGTGGAACGCGAGGTCACGCTCACCTGGGACGAGCTGCTCGCGCTCCCGCTCGAGGAGCACGTCGCCACCCTGAGCTGCGTGTCGAACGAGGTCGGCGGCGACCTCATCGGCACCGCACGGTGGCTCGGCTACCCGATCCGGGAGCTGCTCGCCCGGGCCCGGCCGACGGGAGACGCCGACATGGTGCTCTCCCGCAGCATCGACGGCTTCTCGGCCGGCACCCCGCTCGACGTGCTGCAGGACGACGGCACCGCGGCGCTGCTCGCCGTCGGCATGAACGGCGAACCCCTGCCGACCGAGCACGGGTTCCCGGTGCGGATGGTCGTCCCCGGGCTCTACGGCTACGTGTCGGCGACGAAGTGGGTCACCGAGCTCGAGGTCACCCGCTTCGCCGACGCCCAGGGGTACTGGACGCCGCGCGGCTGGTCCGAGCGCGGGCCGGTCAAGCTCGAGAGCCGGATCGACACCCCGCGAGCCGGCGCGACGGTCACGGCCGGCAAGCCGGTCGCCATCGCGGGTGTGGCGTGGCAGCCGCACACCGGCGTGAAGGGCGTGCAGGTGCGGGTCGACGGCGGCGACTGGCAGCAGGCGACGCTCGCCGACTCGGCCTCGGCGGACACCTGGCGGCAGTGGGTGCTGCGCTGGACGCCCGACTCCGGGTCGCACCGCATCGAGGTGCGGGCGACGAGCGCCGACGGTGAGGTGCAGACGAGCGTGGAGCGGCCGCCGGCACCGAACGGGGCGACGGGGTGGCACTCGGTGGAGGTCTCGGCGCGGTAG
- a CDS encoding gluconokinase, which produces MNERAVLPPVLVMGVSGSGKSTIGQAVADALAERGEPSVFVDADDLHPAANKEKMRQGIPLTDEDRWPWLDACAERIAAVEADGSRCVMANSALKRVYRDRLRRSAPGLVIAFLDGSRDLIADRQAHRHHEYMPASLLDSQFATLERPEADEHAVAVPIDGSVDDTVRAITAALAVTSG; this is translated from the coding sequence ATGAACGAGCGCGCTGTCCTCCCGCCGGTCCTCGTGATGGGTGTCTCCGGTTCCGGCAAGTCGACCATCGGGCAGGCCGTCGCCGACGCCCTGGCGGAGCGCGGCGAGCCGAGCGTCTTCGTGGACGCCGACGACCTGCACCCGGCCGCGAACAAGGAGAAGATGCGGCAGGGCATCCCGCTCACCGACGAGGACCGCTGGCCGTGGCTGGACGCCTGCGCCGAGCGCATCGCGGCCGTCGAGGCCGACGGCTCGCGCTGCGTGATGGCGAACTCGGCCCTGAAGCGCGTGTACCGCGACCGTCTGCGGCGCTCGGCGCCCGGCCTGGTCATCGCGTTCCTCGACGGGTCGCGAGACCTCATCGCGGACCGGCAGGCGCACCGGCACCACGAGTACATGCCGGCGTCGCTGCTCGACTCGCAGTTCGCGACGCTCGAACGGCCCGAGGCCGACGAGCACGCCGTCGCCGTGCCGATCGACGGGTCGGTCGACGACACGGTCCGGGCGATCACCGCCGCGCTCGCGGTCACTTCCGGCTGA